From the genome of Labrus bergylta chromosome 12, fLabBer1.1, whole genome shotgun sequence, one region includes:
- the znf362b gene encoding zinc finger protein 362b isoform X1, protein MAEPRFNNPYFWPPPPSMPGQLDNLVLINKIKEQLMAEKIRPLHLPPTSTPSQQTLLVPTSSPDGSAQHSMPVLKPQQLSGHHIQQQGSGQPDIALHARPASSSGQDGNMDDKSAVKAKGLWEDWHMRQLSEQHGRLNHRSGLAPSSRPESHGTSEALTPTTPTSSSHNRLGGTPSVNIISGLASGPGMDHMKVGGLAGLLGPPPKAPRGRKKIKAENSSGPLLVVPYPILADQGCVTIAPKEGKTYRCKVCPLTFLTKSEMQIHSKSHTEAKAHKCPHCSKTFANASYLSQHLRIHLGIKPYHCSYCENSFRQLSHLQQHTRIHTGDRPYKCAHPGCEKAFTQLSNLQSHQRQHNKDKPYKCPNCYRAYSDSASLQIHLSAHAIKNAKAYCCSMCGRAYTSETYLMKHMSKHTVVEHLVSHQSPQRTESPSIPIRISLI, encoded by the exons ATGGCAGAGCCTCGATTTAACAACCCGTATTTCTGGCCGCCACCTCCATCAATGCCAGGCCAG CTGGATAACCTGGTGCTCATTAACAAGATCAAGGAGCAGCTGATGGCTGAGAAGATTAGACCCCTACACCTGCCACCTACCTCCACACCTTCCCAGCAGACGTTGCTGGTGCCAACCTCTTCCCCCGATGGAAGTGCTCAGCACAGCATGCCGGTGCTGAAGCCGCAGCAGCTGTCGGGCCACCACATTCAGCAGCAGGGCTCCGGACAGCCGGACATCGCTCTGCATGCTCGCCCTGCCTCCAGCTCTGGACAAG ATGGAAACATGGATGACAAGTCAGCAGTTAAGGCCAAAGGACTGTGGGAGGACTGGCACATGAGACAGCTCAGCGAGCAACATGGACGGCTCAACCATCGATCAG GCCTGGCTCCCTCTTCCCGACCTGAAAGCCATGGCACCTCTGAGGCACTAACCCCCACAACCCCAACCTCCAGCAGCCACAACCGTCTGGGTGGCACCCCCTCTGTGAACATCATCTCTGGGCTAGCTAGCGGTCCTGGCATGGACCACATGAAAGTTGGAGGTCTGGCTGGACTATTGGGCCCCCCACCAAAAGCACCCCGGGGACGAAAGAAGATCAAAGCAGAAAACTCATCTGGTCCTCTGCTTGTGGTGCCCTATCCCATCCTAGCTGACCAAGGCTGTGTCACTATTGCACCCAAAGAGGGCAAAACCTACAG ATGCAAAGTGTGCCCGCTCACCTTCTTAACCAAGTCTGAGATGCAGATTCACTCCAAGTCCCACACGGAGGCCAAAGCACACAAGTGTCCCCACTGCTCCAAGACATTCGCCAACGCCTCCTACCTGTCCCAGCACCTGCGCATCCacctggggatcaaaccctacCACTGCTCATACTGCGAGAACTCGTTCCGTCAGCTGTCACACCTTCAGCAGCACACCAG AATCCACACTGGTGATAGGCCTTATAAATGTGCTCACCCTGGATGTGAAAAGGCTTTTACCCAGCTGTCTAACCTCCAG TCTCACCAGAGGCAGCACAATAAAGACAAGCCGTATAAATGTCCTAACTGCTACCGTGCCTACTCAGACTCCGCATCATTGCAGATCCACTTGTCAGCGCACGCCATCAAAAACGCTAAGGCCTACTGCTGTAGCATGTGTGGAAGGGCATACACCTCA GAGACCTACCTTATGAAGCACATGTCCAAACACACGGTGGTGGAGCACCTAGTAAGCCACCAGTCGCCTCAAAGGACAGAGTCTCCCAGCATCCCCATTCGCATCTCCCTCATCTGA
- the znf362b gene encoding zinc finger protein 362b isoform X2, with amino-acid sequence MAEPRFNNPYFWPPPPSMPGQIKEQLMAEKIRPLHLPPTSTPSQQTLLVPTSSPDGSAQHSMPVLKPQQLSGHHIQQQGSGQPDIALHARPASSSGQDGNMDDKSAVKAKGLWEDWHMRQLSEQHGRLNHRSGLAPSSRPESHGTSEALTPTTPTSSSHNRLGGTPSVNIISGLASGPGMDHMKVGGLAGLLGPPPKAPRGRKKIKAENSSGPLLVVPYPILADQGCVTIAPKEGKTYRCKVCPLTFLTKSEMQIHSKSHTEAKAHKCPHCSKTFANASYLSQHLRIHLGIKPYHCSYCENSFRQLSHLQQHTRIHTGDRPYKCAHPGCEKAFTQLSNLQSHQRQHNKDKPYKCPNCYRAYSDSASLQIHLSAHAIKNAKAYCCSMCGRAYTSETYLMKHMSKHTVVEHLVSHQSPQRTESPSIPIRISLI; translated from the exons ATGGCAGAGCCTCGATTTAACAACCCGTATTTCTGGCCGCCACCTCCATCAATGCCAGGCCAG ATCAAGGAGCAGCTGATGGCTGAGAAGATTAGACCCCTACACCTGCCACCTACCTCCACACCTTCCCAGCAGACGTTGCTGGTGCCAACCTCTTCCCCCGATGGAAGTGCTCAGCACAGCATGCCGGTGCTGAAGCCGCAGCAGCTGTCGGGCCACCACATTCAGCAGCAGGGCTCCGGACAGCCGGACATCGCTCTGCATGCTCGCCCTGCCTCCAGCTCTGGACAAG ATGGAAACATGGATGACAAGTCAGCAGTTAAGGCCAAAGGACTGTGGGAGGACTGGCACATGAGACAGCTCAGCGAGCAACATGGACGGCTCAACCATCGATCAG GCCTGGCTCCCTCTTCCCGACCTGAAAGCCATGGCACCTCTGAGGCACTAACCCCCACAACCCCAACCTCCAGCAGCCACAACCGTCTGGGTGGCACCCCCTCTGTGAACATCATCTCTGGGCTAGCTAGCGGTCCTGGCATGGACCACATGAAAGTTGGAGGTCTGGCTGGACTATTGGGCCCCCCACCAAAAGCACCCCGGGGACGAAAGAAGATCAAAGCAGAAAACTCATCTGGTCCTCTGCTTGTGGTGCCCTATCCCATCCTAGCTGACCAAGGCTGTGTCACTATTGCACCCAAAGAGGGCAAAACCTACAG ATGCAAAGTGTGCCCGCTCACCTTCTTAACCAAGTCTGAGATGCAGATTCACTCCAAGTCCCACACGGAGGCCAAAGCACACAAGTGTCCCCACTGCTCCAAGACATTCGCCAACGCCTCCTACCTGTCCCAGCACCTGCGCATCCacctggggatcaaaccctacCACTGCTCATACTGCGAGAACTCGTTCCGTCAGCTGTCACACCTTCAGCAGCACACCAG AATCCACACTGGTGATAGGCCTTATAAATGTGCTCACCCTGGATGTGAAAAGGCTTTTACCCAGCTGTCTAACCTCCAG TCTCACCAGAGGCAGCACAATAAAGACAAGCCGTATAAATGTCCTAACTGCTACCGTGCCTACTCAGACTCCGCATCATTGCAGATCCACTTGTCAGCGCACGCCATCAAAAACGCTAAGGCCTACTGCTGTAGCATGTGTGGAAGGGCATACACCTCA GAGACCTACCTTATGAAGCACATGTCCAAACACACGGTGGTGGAGCACCTAGTAAGCCACCAGTCGCCTCAAAGGACAGAGTCTCCCAGCATCCCCATTCGCATCTCCCTCATCTGA